The sequence below is a genomic window from Anopheles cruzii chromosome 3, idAnoCruzAS_RS32_06, whole genome shotgun sequence.
TGGTTTCTGGTACTTTATTTAATCCAAACTTAAGCTAGAGCTAAGGTAGAGAtagaacaataaataaacacgaTGCGTTGTTGCGATGTGTTGCCCTCCTCTCGTCGCCATTGTGTTCTGTTCATCGTTGCCCCCGTTCCGGACGCCCTCTAGCGGGCAGTGCCGGTTGTCAGCATTGCCAGAGCTGCACTAGTGCTTAAGCCTACTACTACGGAAAGGAGTTTGCTCAAGAAGCAAGAAAGGACAGAGAGGCTCGGAGAAACTAAAAACAAACGTAACACCTTCTTTCCcgtatttgtgtgtgtgtgtgtgtgcaagcaTCCCGCTAATGGTGTGTGTCACTTGGCCGCCGGTCAGTCGCTCCGGTTCTTGACGGTCGCGTCCAGCCGGTCCTGCTCGTTCATGTCCTGGTCGTCCCAGCCCCAGACGGCCTGCTCGGACTCGTGGTCCAACTGGTTCACGTAGTCGACCATCTTGGCCGTCAGCTCCTGCTCGCTGTAGGTGTGcgtgccgtcgccggtgcGCAGGACCCGCTTCCGGATCAGGTCGTCCGACACCGACTTCAGGTCGTACGCCCAGCCGATGCGGGCGAAGAAGTCGATGGCGGCCGTCGTGAAGTTGGTGCTGTACGTGCCGAGCTCGGACGTTTTGTAGTCCCACGGGAACACGTGGTGGTAGTTGTGCCAGCCTTCACCgtacgccgccaccgccacgaacGTGTTGTTCGTTGGCGAAATGTTGCTGCCGGGAGAGAGGTGAAAGAAAGGGTAGGTTAGCCGCCGGATCCTGCCGTTCCTGCTGCTCGGGATAACCTACCGATCGTACGGCTTCGTGCCCCAGATGTGCGCGGCACTGTTCACCAGCCAGGTCGCGTTCAGCGACAGCACGTACCGGAAGATGGCGACGACGTACCACGAGTTGGAGAACGTCTCGCCGAGGTAGTAGTACGCCAGGAAGGTCGGCACCACGAAGCAGAACAGCGGCATCAGCAGGGCGTAGTAGCGCTTCTGGAACATTACGATGGCGTCCTGCTCGAGGTCGCTCATGTCCACGGCCCGGCCGCGCGCCTTCACGTCCGGGTGCTTCTTCACCATCAGCCAGCC
It includes:
- the LOC128272145 gene encoding acyl-CoA Delta-9 desaturase, whose protein sequence is MAPNVLGNSLLLAEACIEPEDRNNNGPLYKSKSLLNVPPSPPSIVEELKQTGATKEAKEPASAKRRYNNVYVWRNIIAFIYLHLGFLYGAYLLVTSAKWTTFCMALAMGSCGALGITAGAHRLWSHKAYKAKWPLRLFLMLAQTLAFQNSIFEWVRDHRVHHKFTDTDADPHNATRGFFFSHIGWLMVKKHPDVKARGRAVDMSDLEQDAIVMFQKRYYALLMPLFCFVVPTFLAYYYLGETFSNSWYVVAIFRYVLSLNATWLVNSAAHIWGTKPYDRNISPTNNTFVAVAAYGEGWHNYHHVFPWDYKTSELGTYSTNFTTAAIDFFARIGWAYDLKSVSDDLIRKRVLRTGDGTHTYSEQELTAKMVDYVNQLDHESEQAVWGWDDQDMNEQDRLDATVKNRSD